ACCATTTCTAGACACACCGAATAGTTAAGAAGAAGATATACTTTCAGCTGAGAGGAAGTCATTGGTTGATACTTAAACTTGCATGATATCATGTATGTATAACCACTAGGTCCACTATATCCACTCTAAATCTAAGTAAAGGCTTGAATATTCATTCTGCTTACTTTTATGTTCTCTCTCAATCAACCACCGCGTAAACTAAACCTTTCAAGGTAATACGGCAAGTACCAGCGAGTTTGCTAGAGTATTTTATCTGATTCAATTGAGGAAGCAACTCTTGGAAGACGACACATGAGAAGCAAGGAGTGAACAACAAAACTTACCCTGATCGAATCACTTTTCATACTCTACTTAATGGAATCTTCCCTCTATCTCTCTCTCTACTATATACCACTTTAAATCAAATCTAGTTTGTAAAACCAAACGGCTCGTCATTCTACTGTATCACTTTTTCAAATGCTTACTGTAATAATTTTCACATAGCAAAGACACTCCAGTAGAGAAAGCAAGATCAAAATCTAATGAGATTCTAAATCATATCAAGTGTAAGAGTTCTCAGCTTAGAGAGCTTTCTTAACCTCGAAAAAGTTGGAGCGTGCATTGTTAGCCGCATCAATGTCTTCTGCGGATGCCACAGCAACCGCTACACCATTGTCTCTAACCACATCTATTGCCTCGGCGAAATCCTTGAAGTCCTTCAAACTGTGGTTCACACAAAAAAATGATTAAAACCAATCTAAAACTCTTAGTTACACATATAGTAGAGAGAGTAAAGTTAACGAACCTTGTTGTTAATATCTCCTCACGCTTTCTTAGCCGTTCTTCATCAGTTACTCCAAGTAAATGCCTCATCAAACTGGTTGAAAGATATTTAACATTTTTAATCACACAGTCCGTAACCGATTCATTCAAAGAGCTGCCAAATAAATTAAATTAACTTACCTGCTATAACCTTTGGCATCAGGCAACTGGTACGAATCAACATCACCAATGGTTCCAATAATAGCTTTGGTAAGCGTCTCTTGATCCACATCAAGACCACGCAAGAAATCTCCAGTTCCATCATATATGTCAAGTGTCTTCAACAAATTTGGATCACGGTACGATAAAAACGAGAACACACCTGAAACGAATACGTTGTTAGGACTTAAGATCCATCCAACATTGTTGTTAGGATAAAAAAAAAAAATCAGTTTTTCCAACCTGAATGCGAATCGAAATCACAGAAACCTCCATATGCACCACCACTTACACGAACACGGTCCCATAACCATGTGTTGCTAATATGTTTTGATATAACATATGCACTTCCATCAAGCTCATACCCTGTGCTGTATATGTTACCTGCTTTGCCAACATAGTTTACCTGCAAATAGAATGGATAAGAGCCCAAACACATTTCTGTATAAGTAGTCTTTCTTTTGTACCTGGGTTGGTATCACAATGGCTTCGTTTCTCAGAGGGAGTCTACCATCCCAAGTGACAAGCCCACCAGAGGGGCTTTCAGGGAGTAAATCTAGAAACTTCTCAAGAGATTTTTCGATGTTGGTGAGAGACTTGCCATCTGCAGTCATGTTAACAATGCAGCCATTCTTGGCGAGGAGAGATCTCCTTATCTCCTCAAGGGAAGATGATATCCCTTCCCAGTCTTCACCCACCTTCTTCTCAAGTGTGCGTAAGAATTCAAGATAGCTACAAAAGAGAGAGATGCTTAATCAAGTCTCAAAAGATTATAAGAGAAAAAAAAAACATTGTTAACAAGTACCAACCTGAGACCACCCATCTGTTCAGACATCCATCCAGCAATGTTCAACATTGCATCCATCCTCGCCGCAGCAACTCCGTGACCACTTCCTCTCAGACGGTTCTGCATTGAATGAGAAATGATGTTTATTTACAGTACTACTTTCAAGTTGCACTAATCATACAAAAGGGAGAAAGAAAAATTCTACTACTTTACCTCCATCCGTGCTATGCTTTGAGAGACGAACTGTTTAAACCGCTGCTGATCTGTGAATTGAACCTCTTGCAACAAGCAATTCATCTGCAGCAAGATAAAAAATGAAATGAATCTAAGTGCCAACCAGTATCTCTACACATTCAATAACCCAACATATAGAAATCTAGCGAAAATGCTATAAGTTTGAGTAAAGGATGTTAAAAGACAAAGTACCAGGTTAAAAAGGTCATCAGCACGTCCAGCCATCGATTTTCCACGAACAATAATTTTGGTGCACGGTTCATCCTTCCCCCTCACAGATGAGGTAAGGGGATACACTGATATTCCTCCCGTTTTCCTTCCAATCAACTGATTAAGTTGCACAAAACTCAAATCTTTTGTGCCCATCTCCATTAGTGATTGACTGTCAAAATAAAAATTTCTATCAGAGTTACAACCTCAATAAAGTGCAATCCAAAACATTCGCTATTACAGCTACCAAAGTACTTGAGAAAATATTCTATGCTTTTTTAAAAAAAAAAAAACTCAAAAGAAAATCACAAGAAAGCTTAAATCATTACCAGAAAAGTGGTACAAGTGGAAGAAGCTCATGTTTCAGCGAACCCATATCAAAGACTACTTCAGCGTAGACAATATCATTTGTGAAAAGGTCATGCCTCAAAACCTTCACACCATTAATATCTCCAACCTATTATTCAAAACCTCACATCAGTAAAAATTCAACAAAAGCAAAGGCTAGCCAAAATGATTACATTACCTCAGTGGGAACATAAGTAGGTTCTTTTGGGATGTCACTCAGGTTCAAACTTGGGACACATCTAAGTGCTTCAGGAGGGTCAGGAGTCTCTTGTTTCAATCTCAGCTCCTCTGTAGCACGCGCTAGCTCCGCAAGATCTTCTTCCGTCATACCTGCTTTAACTTTCTCCAGGATACTTTTCTCTTCCGCTTCCTCTTGAGAAGCTTTCTCAGGATCAGGCTAAAACAGAACTACATGTTAGCACCAAAACTAAAGAGACATTGGATAGCAATGAGAAAAAAAGATACCTGCATCTCAATGGTCACACGATGCGAGTTGTTCAAAATAAACTGCTCTATCAGAGGGGAGAAGACAGCCTTTGAACCCTCCTCAGCTATTCTAGCTTTCAGGGCTTTCAATGGTTCTGTATACTTCAATGGCTCAAAAGGATCCATATCGTATATCCACTTTGCAATAGACTGAAGCATAAGAGATAAACCACGAGGGAAAGATCCTGTATTGTTTTCCCTCAGAGAGAACTCAATAGTATTCATAGACGCCTCCACAGCATTACTCTCAAACCCTTCTTCTGCCAACTTCTTCAGCGTACTCATTATCAACTCTTCAACCTTCTGAACATTATCTTCAGACACACCTTTCATACCAACGCTGAACTGTGGCTGCAGAAGCTCGTCTGACATCCCACTACTGACAAGAGCTTCTCCTAAACCGCTTTCCAACAAGATTTTTCTCAGCGGCGAAGCAGGAGTCCCCAGCATGAGATGATCCAAGAACCCAAGCGCGAGCTGAGTCTCCAAGTCCAAGGGCTTCTCAGACAACAGCCAGTTGACGCACACCATGTTCTTCTTCTTAAGGTCGCCATCTCGACCAACAGGATATTTCTCAACTATCCTGATAGGCTCAGAGAATAGCTTCTGAGGTTCGATCTTTGAAGTGTCTCGAGATGGACTTGCTTCGAACATGTCCAAGTATTCTGCACATATAAGAAAAGGCAGAGAAGATTCATAAGAGTGACTTCTTCTAATAAAGATTTAAAGGAGATATTAAATCTTTACCACTCAAGATACGAAGGCGTTGGAGTGGATCATCATCTCCATAGAACCAGATTCTGGCATTGCTTGGGTGATAATACTTACGGTGGAAGTCCTAAAATTTTCCAATAGAGAAGATATATAATCAGAAGTTACACATATCATTATGCTACTCTAACAACTAGCATAATAATTTGAGCAAACCTTGAATTCCTCGAATGTCAGGTTAGGGATATCTTTTGGATCACCTCCACTGTCGACACCGTATGTATTATCTGGAGATATGGCCTAATCAAAGTGAAAACAGTATTATTCATCAGAACCACTATACCGAGGAAATGTCAGTTATATAGTAAACAAAAACCCAAAACTTGCCTGTTGAGCAATTCTCCCTAAGATATTATCAGGCTGAGAATAGACACCTTTCATCTCATTAAAGACAACACCTGAAATCAAGCACCAATGGTGAGATATTATGAGTGTGTATATGAAGTAGTAGATAAACAAAGAGATGATATCCATACTAAGACAAAGAGTATAGGAAAAAAGACTCTAAAATGGTATTCTTTTTGTAAAATAAAACCTTTGTAAGAGATGTCTTCAGAGGGATCATTAAGCTCATAGTGCCATCCCTCTTGCTGAAAAGTGTGGACGTCGTCCACACACTTGGGGAAGAAGACAGCATCCAAATATACATCCACAAGATTGTAAAAATCCTACAATAGATAGAAAGAAACTGAGCTCCTTGAAGACAACAAAAGTAGTTTTATATCTCGCTCACTGTACCTTTGTATTAGTGGAAGCAACAGGGTAACAGGTTCTATCAGGATAAGTGAATGCGTTTAGAAAAGTATGCAAACTTCCCTTAAGCAGTTCAACAAATGGCTCTTTGAGAGGGTACTTTCGAGACCCACATAGAACGCTGTGTTCCAGTATGTGAGGAATGCCAGTTGAATCCTTCCTGCAATAACAACGAGAACTATGATTTACAAATCCCAAACTTAAGAGCCCTTTGACAAGGAGGGTGTACTAAAGTCACCTATATATATATATAGAAAAAAAAGGCTTGTTTAGGAGACTTACGGGGGAGTCCTTAAAACAATGCCGAACACCTTGTTCTCATCTTCGTTTGACACAGACATCACCTCGCAACCAGTTTTCTTGTGTTTGAAAAGAGTCGCCTTTGATTTACACTCTGAGATAAACTCTTCAGAGACTTTCTCAAATCCGAGCTTCTCAGCCTCATCTTGGCCTACATCTGAATTCCAACAAACAAACAAAAAAATTTAAAACATACACAAATCTACGATTAGCTACCTATCACAAAGGAGAAACCTTTAATTTCACAAGTGAGACAAAACACACAAAACTGGCTAGTTCACCATCATCGACTAAACCATCCAACGATTAAACTGAGCATGAAGTGAGAATCTTTACCAGGATAAGATCGTGCGGGTTGTGTGGCGACGGCGCGAACATAGAGGCGAGAGAGTTGCCTATTGACACGGCGAACTGCGGTGGAGGGAACCCTCAACCCACGTCGGAGAAAGACACGTCTTCCGGGGGATGCAGGAGAGGCAACCCGGCGAAGGTTGCGACCGGGGGCACGGAGAGCGCCTGTAGACGATGACAGGGATGAGTAAGAGAGAGGGAAGTGGCGAAAGAAGTGAGAGGCGGTGGTGAGAGAAGCTGAGCAAGAGGCAGTTCGAAGCATGGCTACCGGAAAAAATATTACCCGGCGGAGACAGCTACTCTCGGAGACGATATAAAAATGATATGCTAATAAGCCCAGCGGCAAGAGTTTTTATTATTTTATTTTAATAAGGTTATCATTTCTTGTATAACACACATAATATTTACTTATAAAATTAATATTCTTTATTTTCTTCAAATGTCGTATTTTCTGAATCTTTTTAATTAACGACCAGAAAAAATATCTAAAGACACAAAAAAAGTTCTGATTTGCAAGAAACAAAACGTGGTTCTCCTATAGCCAAATGTGACTTGTTACCCTCAAACAATATAATGACCAGAAAATATCTTACATTTTTTCTTGGTGTTTTTTTTAATTTTGTCGGATGAGTTTACGGATTAAATGAGACATATAACACTCACAATCTTGTTTATCTTTTCATAAATAATTATTGATCGAATTTGATACCAAATCACAATTTAATCAAAATAACAAAAATTAGAAGAAGAAAAAAGTTTACATGTTTTGCTTATAAATAAATCAAGTAGTTATGTGCCAAAAGTTAAGATTGTAAGAAGTCCAGAAGGCCCATGTTGAACCGAGAAATAGAGGTCCAAGAACCAGCAGAACTAGTAGACGAT
The DNA window shown above is from Brassica oleracea var. oleracea cultivar TO1000 chromosome C3, BOL, whole genome shotgun sequence and carries:
- the LOC106335091 gene encoding presequence protease 1, chloroplastic/mitochondrial, translated to MLRTASCSASLTTASHFFRHFPLSYSSLSSSTGALRAPGRNLRRVASPASPGRRVFLRRGLRVPSTAVRRVNRQLSRLYVRAVATQPARSYPDVGQDEAEKLGFEKVSEEFISECKSKATLFKHKKTGCEVMSVSNEDENKVFGIVLRTPPKDSTGIPHILEHSVLCGSRKYPLKEPFVELLKGSLHTFLNAFTYPDRTCYPVASTNTKDFYNLVDVYLDAVFFPKCVDDVHTFQQEGWHYELNDPSEDISYKGVVFNEMKGVYSQPDNILGRIAQQAISPDNTYGVDSGGDPKDIPNLTFEEFKDFHRKYYHPSNARIWFYGDDDPLQRLRILSEYLDMFEASPSRDTSKIEPQKLFSEPIRIVEKYPVGRDGDLKKKNMVCVNWLLSEKPLDLETQLALGFLDHLMLGTPASPLRKILLESGLGEALVSSGMSDELLQPQFSVGMKGVSEDNVQKVEELIMSTLKKLAEEGFESNAVEASMNTIEFSLRENNTGSFPRGLSLMLQSIAKWIYDMDPFEPLKYTEPLKALKARIAEEGSKAVFSPLIEQFILNNSHRVTIEMQPDPEKASQEEAEEKSILEKVKAGMTEEDLAELARATEELRLKQETPDPPEALRCVPSLNLSDIPKEPTYVPTEVGDINGVKVLRHDLFTNDIVYAEVVFDMGSLKHELLPLVPLFCQSLMEMGTKDLSFVQLNQLIGRKTGGISVYPLTSSVRGKDEPCTKIIVRGKSMAGRADDLFNLMNCLLQEVQFTDQQRFKQFVSQSIARMENRLRGSGHGVAAARMDAMLNIAGWMSEQMGGLSYLEFLRTLEKKVGEDWEGISSSLEEIRRSLLAKNGCIVNMTADGKSLTNIEKSLEKFLDLLPESPSGGLVTWDGRLPLRNEAIVIPTQVNYVGKAGNIYSTGYELDGSAYVISKHISNTWLWDRVRVSGGAYGGFCDFDSHSGVFSFLSYRDPNLLKTLDIYDGTGDFLRGLDVDQETLTKAIIGTIGDVDSYQLPDAKGYSSLMRHLLGVTDEERLRKREEILTTSLKDFKDFAEAIDVVRDNGVAVAVASAEDIDAANNARSNFFEVKKAL